The Rhizobium leguminosarum genome includes a region encoding these proteins:
- a CDS encoding GFA family protein translates to MKRIEMEVSGGCQCGAVRYHATAMHDNSHLCHCRMCQKASGNIFAALVAAPDDALSWTRGKPSVWKSSELVERGFCANCGTPLFFHHLENGRTNLMIGSLDDPHAFSPLANTCTENMVAWFDTITGIENTGTTENNGADWAAAIKESSNQHPDHDTTSWAVRGRDG, encoded by the coding sequence ATGAAACGCATCGAGATGGAGGTGAGCGGCGGCTGCCAGTGCGGTGCCGTGCGCTACCACGCGACCGCTATGCATGACAATTCGCATCTCTGCCATTGCCGCATGTGCCAGAAGGCCTCGGGCAACATCTTTGCCGCGCTCGTCGCCGCGCCCGATGATGCGCTCAGCTGGACACGCGGTAAGCCGAGCGTCTGGAAGAGCTCGGAGCTTGTCGAGCGCGGCTTCTGCGCCAATTGCGGCACGCCGTTGTTCTTCCACCACCTCGAAAACGGTCGCACCAACCTAATGATCGGTTCGCTTGACGACCCGCACGCCTTCTCGCCGCTTGCCAATACCTGCACCGAGAACATGGTGGCATGGTTCGATACGATCACGGGCATAGAAAATACCGGTACGACCGAAAACAACGGCGCCGACTGGGCCGCGGCCATCAAGGAGAGCAGCAACCAGCACCCCGATCACGATACCACCTCATGGGCGGTGA